In Mycolicibacterium phocaicum, one DNA window encodes the following:
- a CDS encoding glycosyltransferase family 4 protein yields the protein MRIGMVCPYSFDVPGGVQAHVLQLAEVMRGYGHEVSVLAPSSAETHADLPDYVVSGGKAVPIPYNGSVARLRFGPATRRMVKRWIVEGDFDVLHLHEPNAPSLSLLALMVANGPIVATFHTSTTKSLTLNVFQGILRPWNEKIMGRIAVSDLARRWQMEALGSDAVEIPNGVDVSAFDKAPLLPGYPRPGRTVLFLGRFDEPRKGMQVLVGALPKLVAACPDVEVLIVGRGDEDALKETVGEHAGHLRFLGLVDDAEKASAMRSADVYCAPNTGGESFGIVLVEAMAAGTPVVASDLDAFRRVLDQGTAGRLVPVDDAEALGEALVEMLSNDADRRRYAEAATQAVRRYDWSVVAQQIMLVYETVAGSGTKVRVEA from the coding sequence ATGCGCATCGGCATGGTGTGCCCGTACTCGTTCGACGTACCGGGTGGCGTTCAGGCACACGTGCTGCAACTGGCCGAGGTGATGCGCGGCTACGGCCACGAGGTCAGTGTGCTGGCGCCGTCGTCCGCCGAGACGCACGCCGATCTGCCCGACTACGTCGTCTCCGGGGGCAAGGCCGTGCCCATCCCGTACAACGGGTCCGTGGCGCGGCTGCGATTCGGCCCCGCGACCCGGCGGATGGTCAAGCGCTGGATCGTCGAGGGCGACTTCGACGTGCTGCATCTGCACGAGCCCAACGCCCCGAGCCTGTCGTTGCTGGCGCTGATGGTGGCCAACGGCCCGATCGTCGCGACGTTCCACACGTCGACCACGAAGTCCTTGACGCTCAACGTCTTTCAGGGGATTCTGCGGCCCTGGAACGAGAAGATCATGGGCCGCATCGCGGTGTCCGATCTGGCCCGGCGCTGGCAGATGGAGGCCCTGGGCTCGGACGCCGTGGAGATTCCCAACGGCGTCGACGTGTCGGCGTTCGACAAAGCGCCACTGCTGCCCGGCTATCCGCGGCCCGGCCGCACCGTGCTGTTCCTCGGCCGGTTCGACGAGCCGCGCAAAGGCATGCAGGTGCTCGTCGGGGCGCTGCCGAAACTGGTGGCGGCCTGCCCGGACGTCGAGGTGCTGATCGTCGGCCGCGGCGACGAGGACGCCCTCAAGGAGACTGTCGGCGAGCACGCGGGGCACCTGCGCTTCCTCGGCCTGGTCGACGATGCCGAGAAGGCATCGGCCATGCGCAGCGCCGACGTCTACTGCGCCCCGAACACCGGCGGCGAGAGCTTCGGCATCGTGCTGGTCGAGGCCATGGCCGCGGGCACGCCCGTGGTGGCCAGTGACTTGGACGCCTTCCGGCGCGTGCTCGACCAAGGTACGGCGGGCCGGCTGGTGCCGGTCGACGATGCCGAAGCCCTCGGCGAAGCGCTGGTCGAGATGCTCTCGAACGACGCCGACCGCCGCCGGTACGCCGAGGCGGCCACGCAGGCGGTGCGCCGCTACGACTGGTCGGTGGTCGCGCAGCAGATCATGCTGGTCTACGAAACCGTGGCGGGGTCGGGGACGAAGGTCCGGGTGGAGGCCTAA
- a CDS encoding phosphatidylinositol mannoside acyltransferase, with product MSVPTGGVPSFGGFDVPMGEQIKDLGYAAGWGLIRTMPEFAARNMFDAGALYAARGGGPEQLRKNLARVLGVPPAKVPGRVIRASLASYGRYWREAFRLPSMNQRTLGQRLRHCLVGTEQIAAGLECGNGVILAVPHSGNWDMAGVSVVHQYGKFTTVAERLKPESLYNRFVEYRESLGFEILPLTGGVRPPFEVLTERLQEGRIVCLMADRDLSRNGVQVNLFGEPTRMPAGAAKLAVNTGATLLTVHCWNKPNDWQFDVSSPIDTSSGDVGAITQELATRFEAGIAAHPTDWHMLQPQWLADLSEERRARLAGNG from the coding sequence ATGAGCGTTCCCACTGGCGGAGTGCCGTCCTTCGGCGGTTTCGACGTCCCGATGGGCGAGCAGATCAAGGACCTCGGCTATGCCGCGGGGTGGGGTCTGATCCGGACCATGCCGGAGTTCGCCGCCCGCAACATGTTCGACGCGGGCGCGCTCTATGCGGCGCGTGGCGGCGGTCCCGAGCAGCTGCGCAAGAACCTGGCTCGGGTGCTGGGTGTCCCGCCGGCCAAGGTGCCGGGCCGCGTCATCCGCGCCTCGCTGGCGTCGTACGGCCGCTACTGGCGGGAGGCTTTCCGGCTGCCGTCGATGAACCAGCGCACCCTCGGACAAAGGCTCCGGCACTGCCTGGTCGGCACCGAGCAGATCGCGGCGGGCCTCGAGTGCGGCAACGGCGTCATCCTGGCAGTGCCGCACAGCGGCAACTGGGACATGGCCGGCGTCTCGGTGGTGCACCAGTACGGCAAGTTCACCACGGTCGCCGAGCGCCTGAAGCCCGAGTCGCTGTACAACCGTTTCGTCGAGTACCGCGAATCCCTGGGCTTCGAGATCCTGCCGCTGACCGGGGGAGTGCGCCCGCCGTTCGAGGTGCTGACCGAGCGGTTGCAGGAGGGCCGCATCGTCTGCCTCATGGCTGATCGGGACCTGTCGCGAAATGGTGTGCAGGTCAACCTCTTCGGTGAGCCGACCCGGATGCCGGCCGGCGCGGCCAAGCTTGCGGTCAACACCGGCGCGACGCTGCTGACCGTCCACTGCTGGAACAAACCCAACGACTGGCAGTTCGACGTCTCGTCGCCGATCGATACGTCCAGCGGCGACGTCGGGGCCATCACCCAGGAGTTGGCGACGCGTTTCGAGGCAGGCATCGCCGCGCATCCGACGGACTGGCACATGCTGCAACCGCAGTGGCTGGCGGACCTGTCCGAGGAACGTCGCGCCCGGTTGGCCGGGAACGGCTGA